In the genome of Paenarthrobacter ureafaciens, the window AGCGGACCACGACGGTGCGCTGGTCAAACTCATGAACGAAACCGCCGACGGGGACTACCAGACCTACAAGGCCGAATCCGGCGGGTTCGTCCGCGAACACTTCTTCGGCCGCACCCCGCAGACCAAGGACATGGTCGCGGACCTGAGCGATGAACAGATCTGGAACCTCAAACGCGGCGGCCATGACTACCGCAAGGTCTACGCCGCGTACAAGGCAGCGACCGAGTTCAAGGGCAAACCCACCGTCATCCTGGCCAAAACCGTCAAGGGCTACGGCCTGGGCCCGCACTTCGAGGGCCGCAACGCGACCCACCAAATGAAGAAACTGACCATGGAAGACCTCAAAGCCTTCCGTGACCACCTGCGCATCCCGATCAGCGACGAACAACTCGACGCGGACCTCTACCGGCCCCCGTACTACCACCCCGGCATGGACGCCCCGGAAATCCAGTACCTCATGGAACGCCGCAAAGCACTGGGCGGATTCCTGCCCGAACGCCGCCCCGGCCACACCCCCGTGACCCTGCCCGAAGCCAAATCCTACGACATCGCCAAACGCGGATCCGGGAAACAACAAGCCGCGACCACCATGGCCTTCGTGCGCCTGCTCAAAGACCTCATGCGCGATAAAAACTTCGGCCACCGCCTCGTCCCGGTCGTCCCGGACGAATCACGCACCTTCGGCATGGACGCGTTCTTCCCGACCGCGAAAATCTACAACCCCAAAGGCCAGAACTACCTCTCCGTGGACCGCGACCTCGTCCTGGCCTACAAAGAATCCCCCGCCGGACAACTGATCCACCCCGGCATCAACGAAGCCGGAGCCGTCGCAGCATTCACCGCCGCCGGAACCTCCTACGCCACCCACGGCGAACCCCTGGTCCCGATCTACGTCTTCTACTCCATGTTCGGCTTCCAACGCACCGGAGACTCCTTCTGGGCCGCAGCAGACCAAATGACCCGCGGCTTCATCATCGGCGCCACCGCAGGACGAACCACCCTCACCGGCGAAGGACTCCAACACGCCGACGGACACTCCCCCCTGCTCGCCTCCACCAACCCCGCCGTGCGCACCTACGACCCCGCCTACGGCTACGAAATCGGCCACATCATCCGCCACGGACTCGAACAAATGTACGGCGACGACGCTGACGCGGATAAGAACGTCATGTACTACCTCACCGTCTACAACGAGCCCATCACCCAACCGGCCGAACCCGCCGACCTGGACATCAACGGACTCCTCAAAGGCATCTACCAACTCGCCCCCGCACCCGAAGGGGACCCGAACCGGCCCACCGCACAAATCCTCGCCTCCGGCGTCTCCGTGCCCTGGGCCCTGGAAGCCGCCCGCATCCTCAACGAGGACTGGGGCGTCGCCGCGGCCGTCTGGTCAGTAACCTCCTGGAACGAACTCCGACGCGACGGACTCGCCGCCGAAGAACACGCCTTCCTCAACCCCGGCCAGGAAACACCCACCCCCTTCATCACCGAACAACTCCACGGCCACAACGGACCCGTCATCGCCGTGTCCGACTACATGAAAGCCATCCCCGACCAAATCCGCCAATACATCCCCAACGACTTCGCCTCCCTCGGAGCAGACGGCTTCGGCTTCTCCGACACCCGCCAAGCCGCCCGCCGCTACTTCAAAAACGACACCCACTCCATCGTCACCAAAACCCTGCAACTTCTCGCCGCCAAGGGCGAAGTCGCAGAAGACGCCACGGAGAAGGCCATCGCGAAGTACCGGCTGCTTGACGTCAACGCCGGCACCACCGGAGGCGCAGGCGGGGAGGCCTGACCTTTCGCCAAGGCCCAGGCCAGTCCCCCGGCTGGCCAAGCCCGGCAACAATCCGCACGGCGGCTTCCACCGGAAGGTGGGGGCCGCCGTCGGGCTTTAAGCACGCCGTTTGCAGCGCCACGCGGTGACGTGAGCCGCACCATGCGAAGTTGTAGCCTTCGCACAAATGGAGCTTGGTCTTGATGCACCGTATGCTCATTCCATGGCCGAGCCCACCAAGACCACTACCAAGCGCAAAGCAGCCCCGCCGGCGGTGTCCCCGGAGAAGGCCGAGACCTTGCGCCAGCTCCGCGCAAACGTGGGACAACTGTCCACCAGCACCATGCGACAGCTGGAGAAATCACTGCCCTGGTACAGCCGGTTGAGCTCGGACGAACGCTCCGCGCTGGGACTTGTTGCGCAAAACGGCATCGCGGCTTTTGTGACCTGGTATGAGCGGCCGAGTTCCCCGTCCTGGATCCTGACCGACGTCTTCGGCAACGCGCCTACCGAACTGACTCGCTCCATCAGCCTGC includes:
- the aceE gene encoding pyruvate dehydrogenase (acetyl-transferring), homodimeric type; protein product: MDAPKGRLDVAAGEETSHILSGLTAQLPDRDPEETAEWIESLDALIAEQGTERAQFIMRSLLQRAGARSVGVPMVTTTDYVNTIPVDQEAEFPGNEEFERRYRAYMRWNAAVMVHRAQRSDIGVGGHISTYAGAATLYEVGFNHFFRGKDHPSGGDQVFFQGHASPGMYARAFMEGRLSEEDLDGFRQEKSKEGHALSSYPHPRLMPGFWEFPTVSMGIGPMNAIYQAQSNRYLHNRGIKDTSDQQVWAFLGDGEMDEPESRGLLQLAANENLDNLNFVINCNLQRLDGPVRGNGKIMQELEAFFRGAGWNVIKVVWGREWDSLLEADHDGALVKLMNETADGDYQTYKAESGGFVREHFFGRTPQTKDMVADLSDEQIWNLKRGGHDYRKVYAAYKAATEFKGKPTVILAKTVKGYGLGPHFEGRNATHQMKKLTMEDLKAFRDHLRIPISDEQLDADLYRPPYYHPGMDAPEIQYLMERRKALGGFLPERRPGHTPVTLPEAKSYDIAKRGSGKQQAATTMAFVRLLKDLMRDKNFGHRLVPVVPDESRTFGMDAFFPTAKIYNPKGQNYLSVDRDLVLAYKESPAGQLIHPGINEAGAVAAFTAAGTSYATHGEPLVPIYVFYSMFGFQRTGDSFWAAADQMTRGFIIGATAGRTTLTGEGLQHADGHSPLLASTNPAVRTYDPAYGYEIGHIIRHGLEQMYGDDADADKNVMYYLTVYNEPITQPAEPADLDINGLLKGIYQLAPAPEGDPNRPTAQILASGVSVPWALEAARILNEDWGVAAAVWSVTSWNELRRDGLAAEEHAFLNPGQETPTPFITEQLHGHNGPVIAVSDYMKAIPDQIRQYIPNDFASLGADGFGFSDTRQAARRYFKNDTHSIVTKTLQLLAAKGEVAEDATEKAIAKYRLLDVNAGTTGGAGGEA